From Humisphaera borealis, the proteins below share one genomic window:
- a CDS encoding methyltransferase family protein produces MLPWDYSIPLLVIGGTVAFYWQQVLHMARRQRKRTGKAANLVPPEPLGRLLRLLWAPVIVLWMVLPLSAAFWPNPPTAFAPVHSFHGIGWICAAAVVGGLLVTRRCWKQMGRNWRMGIDPNEKTSLVFEGLFAYVRHPIYALSAGMMIATMLALPTPAMLIAGTLHITLLLWESAREERHLVATHGADYQAYQRRVGRLMPRSLRPYGRV; encoded by the coding sequence ATGCTTCCCTGGGACTATAGCATTCCATTGCTCGTGATCGGCGGGACCGTTGCGTTCTATTGGCAACAGGTCCTGCACATGGCCCGCCGACAGCGGAAGCGGACGGGAAAGGCGGCCAACCTCGTCCCGCCCGAGCCGCTGGGGCGGTTATTGCGGCTGCTTTGGGCGCCCGTCATCGTCCTCTGGATGGTGCTGCCCCTGTCAGCCGCGTTCTGGCCGAATCCGCCGACGGCATTCGCGCCCGTGCATTCGTTCCACGGAATCGGATGGATCTGCGCCGCCGCGGTTGTCGGCGGATTGCTGGTGACCCGGCGGTGCTGGAAGCAGATGGGGCGGAACTGGCGAATGGGAATCGACCCGAACGAGAAAACGTCGCTCGTGTTCGAAGGACTGTTCGCATACGTCCGCCATCCGATCTATGCGCTGTCCGCCGGTATGATGATTGCGACCATGCTTGCCCTGCCGACGCCGGCCATGCTAATCGCCGGTACGCTGCACATCACACTTTTGCTGTGGGAGTCGGCACGCGAGGAACGCCATCTGGTGGCGACGCACGGGGCGGACTACCAGGCTTATCAGCGTAGAGTGGGCCGCCTGATGCCGCGATCGCTTCGTCCTTACGGTCGGGTCTAG
- a CDS encoding peptidylprolyl isomerase, which yields MAKTYSKPPEMTIDPKKTYTATIETSLGNIEVEFYPKVAPQHVNSFIFLAKDGYYDGVIFHRVIPGFMIQGGDPTGTGSGGPGYRVKAEFNDMKHVRGVLSAARTNDPNSAGSQFFLMHQASTHLDGQYSVFGKATSGLEVIDKIVSLPRDRNDRPHNPAQINKITVREA from the coding sequence ATGGCAAAGACGTACAGCAAACCGCCGGAAATGACGATCGACCCGAAGAAGACCTACACCGCGACGATCGAGACATCGCTCGGCAACATCGAGGTCGAGTTTTATCCCAAGGTCGCGCCGCAGCACGTGAACAGCTTCATCTTCCTCGCGAAGGACGGCTACTACGACGGCGTCATCTTTCACCGCGTGATCCCGGGATTCATGATCCAGGGCGGCGACCCCACCGGCACCGGCAGCGGCGGCCCTGGCTACCGGGTCAAGGCCGAGTTCAACGACATGAAGCACGTTCGCGGCGTGTTGTCGGCCGCCCGGACCAACGACCCTAACTCCGCCGGCTCGCAGTTCTTCCTGATGCACCAGGCCAGCACCCACCTGGACGGGCAGTACAGCGTGTTTGGCAAAGCCACCAGCGGCCTTGAAGTGATCGACAAGATCGTCAGCTTGCCGCGCGACCGGAACGACCGCCCGCATAATCCGGCTCAGATCAACAAGATCACCGTTCGCGAGGCGTAA